A single region of the Selenomonas sp. oral taxon 920 genome encodes:
- a CDS encoding regulatory protein RecX codes for MIDTNDDVSKHSRKAADKTALMTAVDYLARQAHSEKKLREKLERKGFPSDEIDTAIAHLIACRYLDDADLCMQQFMYLYNETQSSVRQICAKLMQRGFDHDLVWSVVPENTYERETAAAERVLAMKFKPTDKYQKMMANLYQKGFSVDVSHAAVQNFTEAGD; via the coding sequence ATGATCGATACCAACGATGACGTGTCTAAGCACTCCCGAAAAGCAGCGGATAAAACTGCTCTCATGACCGCTGTTGACTACCTTGCACGACAGGCACACAGTGAAAAGAAGCTGCGCGAGAAACTGGAGCGCAAAGGGTTTCCGTCAGATGAAATCGACACAGCCATCGCGCATCTCATCGCATGTCGCTATCTCGACGATGCCGATCTCTGTATGCAGCAGTTTATGTATCTCTATAACGAAACTCAGAGTTCCGTTCGTCAAATCTGTGCAAAACTCATGCAGCGCGGGTTTGATCACGACCTTGTATGGAGCGTTGTCCCCGAGAATACCTACGAACGGGAAACAGCAGCCGCCGAGCGCGTGCTTGCAATGAAATTCAAGCCAACGGACAAGTATCAAAAGATGATGGCAAATCTCTATCAGAAAGGGTTTTCCGTCGACGTATCACACGCAGCCGTGCAAAATTTTACAGAAGCAGGAGACTAG
- the tadA gene encoding tRNA adenosine(34) deaminase TadA → MQDDDHGMRLALREAEYAYALGEVPIGAVILSDAGELIASGYNLRETRHDATAHAELIAIQRACQELGRWRLTGMTLYVTIEPCPMCAGAIVMSRISRVVYGSTDAKAGACESLFNITNCPALNHQPEMRAGVLADECSEIIKRFFRERRKDKFAST, encoded by the coding sequence ATGCAGGATGATGACCATGGAATGCGGCTTGCACTAAGAGAAGCAGAGTATGCATATGCATTGGGAGAAGTTCCAATTGGCGCGGTTATCCTAAGTGATGCCGGTGAACTCATTGCCAGCGGATATAATCTTCGTGAAACACGGCATGATGCAACGGCACACGCAGAACTGATTGCAATTCAACGTGCTTGTCAAGAGCTTGGACGGTGGCGTCTCACGGGGATGACACTCTATGTTACGATTGAGCCATGTCCAATGTGTGCCGGTGCAATTGTCATGAGCCGCATTAGTCGTGTTGTCTATGGCAGTACGGATGCAAAAGCGGGTGCCTGTGAGTCACTATTTAACATCACAAATTGCCCAGCCCTAAATCATCAGCCGGAAATGCGTGCGGGTGTATTGGCAGACGAGTGTTCAGAGATCATCAAGCGCTTTTTCCGCGAACGAAGAAAAGATAAATTCGCTTCAACATAA
- a CDS encoding histidine triad nucleotide-binding protein: MGDCIFCKIAQGEIPSTKVYEDDQVLAFRDLDPQAPEHVLIIPKKHLASIMALGRDDRELAAHILTEVVPGIAHSLGVDVGGFRLVTNTGADGGQTVEHLHFHLLGGRSLTWPPG; encoded by the coding sequence ATGGGAGATTGTATCTTTTGCAAGATTGCACAGGGAGAAATCCCATCAACAAAGGTCTATGAGGATGATCAAGTGCTTGCATTTCGTGACCTTGATCCACAAGCACCCGAACACGTTCTTATCATCCCAAAGAAGCATCTTGCGAGTATTATGGCATTAGGAAGAGATGATCGGGAACTGGCCGCACATATCCTTACGGAGGTTGTACCGGGGATTGCCCACAGTCTCGGCGTTGATGTCGGGGGCTTCCGTCTTGTGACAAACACAGGAGCAGACGGTGGGCAGACCGTCGAACATCTGCACTTTCACCTTCTTGGGGGGCGCTCACTTACATGGCCGCCCGGCTAA
- a CDS encoding metal ABC transporter substrate-binding protein produces MRTTTKMLSLLLLVLSIALVGCGGANQTAEKKTAEPFRIVTSFYPMYVATINITDGVDGVEVYNMTKPQTGCLHDYQLMTDDMKTLEKADAFVINGAGMEDFMDKVTEQQKKLKVIDASRGIELIHDEEGDNPHVWLSVTDAIAQTRNIADQLKEADPAHAAQYEKNAAAYIEKLTSLKSEMHAALDNVPHKDIVTFHEAFPYFAKEFNLNIIGVVEREPGTEPTPTELQETIEQVNALPSKVLFTEPQYSPAAAETIARETGAKIYTLDPVVTGEATPQAKNAYIDTMKKNMKILQEALQ; encoded by the coding sequence ATGCGTACAACAACTAAAATGCTGTCTCTCCTGCTGCTTGTCCTTTCCATTGCCCTCGTCGGCTGTGGCGGAGCAAATCAGACGGCAGAAAAGAAAACGGCAGAGCCGTTCCGTATCGTGACATCATTCTATCCCATGTACGTTGCGACCATCAACATCACCGACGGTGTGGACGGCGTTGAAGTCTATAATATGACGAAACCTCAGACCGGCTGTCTGCATGATTATCAGCTGATGACCGATGATATGAAGACGCTTGAGAAAGCGGATGCCTTTGTTATCAATGGTGCCGGTATGGAAGACTTTATGGATAAAGTGACCGAGCAGCAAAAGAAGCTGAAGGTCATAGACGCTTCACGCGGCATTGAGCTCATACATGATGAGGAGGGAGATAACCCCCACGTCTGGCTGAGTGTTACGGATGCAATTGCGCAGACACGAAACATTGCAGATCAGCTGAAGGAGGCTGATCCCGCTCATGCGGCACAGTATGAGAAGAATGCTGCAGCATACATCGAAAAACTCACGTCGCTCAAGAGCGAAATGCATGCGGCACTCGACAATGTTCCGCACAAGGATATTGTCACATTCCACGAGGCATTCCCCTACTTTGCAAAGGAATTCAACCTAAACATCATTGGTGTAGTGGAGCGTGAGCCTGGCACAGAGCCAACGCCGACAGAATTACAGGAGACGATTGAACAGGTCAATGCTCTCCCCTCGAAGGTGCTTTTTACAGAGCCGCAGTACTCTCCTGCTGCTGCTGAGACCATCGCACGTGAGACGGGCGCAAAGATCTACACGCTCGATCCAGTTGTGACAGGTGAGGCAACACCGCAGGCAAAGAACGCCTATATCGATACCATGAAAAAGAATATGAAGATACTGCAGGAAGCTCTGCAATAA
- the addA gene encoding helicase-exonuclease AddAB subunit AddA, translating to MAERMQFTADQQKAIETRGQNILVAAAAGSGKTRVLVERIISQVRAGTLSLDRVLVLTFTKAAASEMRERIEAALNAEIDVIVETGGALEEVAALERQRVFLTGADISTFHSFCQRLIQSHIDATEIPPTFRIASDQEIRLLKNDVFEQMIESEYEKAAVDDPEGFLPFSDAYGGVKGDDEKLQGEILALHAFSLSQPSPVTWLAAQGNERSDAPHWARNGFQTLADELEHSLSQVCTNYAAAIELLKSGSNDLRTAAAKCLEALAHNKGIYEDLKAELNGFVNAKQDSAWEAFLAQAAAAKKAKKNIPRKAVEDCDPEIGAQLKKLTEKIHAPWDGCIARLPATAEELCDTENAANAAIRQYVRLTTAFHNAFQQKKIERGILDFSDLEHTALELLCRDPKQLQEDPAIAAPTEIADELRTHYDAIMVDEYQDTNGLQEGILRQIARENNRFIVGDVKQSIYRFRLADPSLFQHTYEAYRGDSAEGELVTMSENFRSRAEVLEPINEIFSQIMSKEAVDISYDVHARLNPGRVFAEPTKGTSLAGPLEINLLRADYSADAEEQGGEERKAFEIEAHFIARRIQQLKSEGYVLHNGDAVQNKDIVILLRGAKERAGILLDALRKENIPAYADDTSGYFEASEIRMMLSLLAVLDNARQDTPLAAVLVSPMIGMTMEDMAALRIHTPLGGIYDILTGATGEGLSDSLTAKAANALERIRRWRRCALVQSVPELLRLLYRETGYYDYVGGLPGGILRQANLRMLIDRAADFERTNERGLFRFLRYIDALKRRSTDLSVARTLGESEDVVRIMTIHRSKGLEFPIVFLANISGAFNTQDTRGDLLYHAHEGIGLRVYENSMTGRQKYDTMSRRKIKAVIQRETMAEEMRILYVAMTRAQEKLILTGTLNITRTGKDALEQLRESCLKYAQTEDTVFPKEAVLSAKCYLDWIALALMRHSDGAALFDEVDEIVHRPPTNEKARFDLRLPHEDVHVPQDLSEEREDNVLSAVRADDPLPAGKDADRVAAVLGWVYDLRGTAQIHAKTSVTELKRQQAAEEELIAPFLPAVADSVDTPQEWEVPRFLRSSEREHLTPMERGTAMHTVMQQLDLSDIPNISAIERQLEQLAEKGILTEAERGIIDIGNIWTFVSSKLGRRMRAAKAIYRELPFGRLLPAHTYYKEATDEDDQIFLQGIIDVLFEEENGDYILLDYKTDRKISAATARARYQFQIDLYCDAVETILGKSVKESYLFLLDTGMEVKM from the coding sequence ATGGCTGAACGGATGCAGTTTACCGCCGATCAACAAAAAGCGATTGAGACGCGTGGACAGAACATCCTCGTCGCTGCGGCGGCAGGGTCGGGAAAGACACGCGTGCTGGTTGAGCGCATCATCTCGCAGGTGCGTGCAGGAACACTGTCGCTCGACCGTGTCCTCGTTCTCACCTTTACCAAGGCTGCTGCATCGGAGATGCGTGAGCGCATTGAGGCGGCACTCAATGCCGAGATTGATGTCATTGTCGAGACCGGTGGGGCACTCGAAGAGGTCGCTGCGCTCGAACGGCAGCGCGTCTTCCTTACGGGGGCGGACATCTCGACATTTCACTCCTTTTGTCAGCGTCTGATCCAGTCACATATCGATGCGACAGAGATCCCACCGACCTTTCGCATTGCAAGCGATCAGGAGATTCGGCTGCTGAAAAACGACGTGTTTGAACAGATGATTGAGAGCGAATATGAGAAAGCTGCAGTGGACGATCCCGAGGGCTTTCTTCCCTTTTCCGATGCCTATGGAGGCGTGAAGGGGGACGACGAAAAACTGCAGGGAGAAATCCTCGCACTGCACGCCTTTTCGCTCAGTCAGCCCTCGCCCGTGACATGGCTTGCGGCACAGGGAAACGAGCGCAGCGATGCGCCGCATTGGGCGCGCAACGGGTTTCAGACACTTGCGGATGAGTTGGAGCACAGTCTTTCACAGGTCTGCACGAACTATGCGGCGGCAATCGAGCTTCTCAAGAGCGGCAGCAATGACCTGCGTACGGCAGCCGCCAAATGTCTTGAAGCACTTGCACATAACAAGGGAATCTATGAAGATTTGAAGGCAGAACTCAATGGCTTTGTGAATGCGAAACAGGACAGCGCATGGGAAGCTTTTCTGGCGCAAGCGGCTGCGGCGAAAAAGGCGAAAAAAAATATACCGCGCAAAGCGGTAGAGGACTGTGATCCCGAGATCGGAGCACAGCTCAAGAAGCTGACGGAAAAGATCCATGCCCCGTGGGACGGCTGCATTGCTCGTCTCCCCGCGACAGCAGAGGAGCTATGCGACACCGAGAATGCTGCAAATGCCGCCATCCGTCAGTACGTTCGCCTGACAACAGCATTTCACAATGCGTTTCAGCAAAAAAAAATCGAGCGCGGCATCCTCGATTTCAGCGACCTTGAACATACGGCACTCGAACTGCTCTGTCGCGACCCGAAGCAGCTGCAGGAGGATCCGGCCATTGCCGCACCAACCGAGATTGCCGATGAGCTGCGCACCCATTACGACGCAATCATGGTGGACGAGTACCAGGATACAAACGGACTGCAGGAGGGGATTCTGCGGCAGATTGCACGCGAAAACAACCGCTTCATTGTCGGTGATGTGAAGCAGAGCATCTATCGGTTTCGCCTTGCTGATCCGTCGCTCTTTCAGCATACCTATGAGGCATACCGTGGTGACAGCGCAGAGGGCGAACTCGTGACGATGTCCGAGAACTTCCGCAGCCGCGCCGAGGTGCTTGAGCCCATCAACGAGATCTTCTCACAGATCATGAGCAAAGAAGCGGTCGACATTTCCTATGATGTTCATGCGCGTCTCAATCCGGGACGCGTATTTGCAGAGCCGACAAAGGGAACGTCACTTGCAGGGCCGCTTGAGATCAACCTCCTGCGTGCAGACTATTCCGCTGACGCGGAGGAGCAGGGGGGGGAAGAGCGAAAAGCGTTTGAAATTGAGGCGCATTTTATTGCACGCCGTATTCAGCAACTCAAATCCGAGGGGTACGTTCTGCACAACGGGGATGCCGTCCAAAACAAGGATATTGTCATTCTCCTGCGTGGCGCGAAGGAGCGTGCGGGGATTCTGCTCGATGCGCTGCGAAAAGAAAACATCCCCGCATATGCGGACGATACTTCCGGCTATTTTGAGGCGAGCGAGATTCGCATGATGCTCTCCCTGCTTGCCGTACTGGACAACGCCCGTCAGGATACGCCGCTCGCCGCCGTACTCGTATCCCCCATGATTGGCATGACAATGGAGGACATGGCGGCACTGCGCATACATACACCGCTTGGCGGTATCTATGACATCCTGACAGGTGCAACAGGGGAAGGACTTTCAGACAGTCTCACAGCAAAGGCGGCAAATGCACTGGAGCGCATCCGACGTTGGCGACGCTGTGCCCTCGTGCAGAGCGTTCCCGAACTGCTCCGCCTGCTCTATCGTGAGACGGGCTACTATGACTACGTCGGTGGACTCCCCGGCGGCATCCTGCGGCAGGCAAATCTGCGTATGCTCATCGACCGCGCTGCCGATTTCGAGCGAACAAACGAGCGCGGACTATTTCGCTTTCTGCGTTACATCGATGCACTGAAGCGGCGCAGCACAGATCTCTCTGTCGCGCGTACCCTCGGTGAAAGCGAGGATGTCGTGCGCATCATGACGATTCACCGCAGCAAGGGGCTGGAGTTTCCCATCGTCTTTCTTGCGAACATCTCAGGTGCATTCAATACGCAGGATACAAGGGGCGATTTGCTCTACCATGCACACGAGGGGATCGGTCTGCGTGTCTATGAGAACAGCATGACCGGACGTCAGAAATACGATACCATGTCGCGCAGGAAGATCAAAGCCGTCATTCAGCGCGAGACGATGGCGGAGGAGATGCGCATTCTCTACGTCGCCATGACGCGCGCACAGGAAAAGCTCATCCTGACGGGCACACTGAACATCACACGTACGGGCAAGGACGCATTGGAACAGCTGCGTGAGAGCTGTCTCAAATATGCACAGACAGAAGACACTGTATTTCCAAAGGAGGCCGTTCTCAGTGCGAAATGCTATCTCGACTGGATTGCACTTGCGCTGATGCGCCATTCCGACGGAGCTGCTCTCTTCGACGAGGTGGACGAGATTGTTCACCGCCCGCCAACCAATGAAAAGGCACGTTTTGATCTGCGTCTCCCGCATGAGGATGTGCACGTTCCGCAGGATCTGTCAGAGGAAAGGGAAGACAACGTCCTTTCTGCCGTCCGTGCCGATGACCCCCTCCCGGCGGGCAAGGATGCCGACCGTGTCGCGGCGGTTCTGGGCTGGGTCTATGATTTGCGCGGAACAGCGCAGATCCACGCAAAGACCAGTGTCACAGAGCTCAAGCGGCAACAGGCAGCTGAGGAGGAGTTGATCGCTCCATTCCTGCCGGCTGTTGCTGATTCAGTAGATACGCCCCAGGAATGGGAAGTTCCGCGCTTCCTGCGCTCATCGGAACGAGAGCATCTAACGCCAATGGAGCGCGGCACGGCAATGCATACCGTCATGCAGCAGCTCGACCTGTCGGATATCCCAAATATCTCCGCCATCGAGCGTCAGCTCGAACAACTCGCCGAAAAGGGGATTCTCACGGAGGCGGAGCGCGGCATCATCGACATTGGGAACATATGGACATTTGTCTCTTCAAAACTGGGGCGGCGTATGCGTGCGGCAAAGGCGATCTATCGCGAACTCCCCTTCGGACGTCTCCTTCCGGCACATACCTACTACAAAGAGGCAACGGATGAGGACGATCAGATTTTTTTGCAGGGCATCATCGACGTTCTTTTTGAGGAGGAAAACGGTGACTACATCCTGCTCGACTACAAGACCGACCGTAAAATCTCCGCGGCAACTGCGCGAGCCCGCTATCAGTTCCAGATTGATCTTTACTGCGATGCCGTGGAGACCATCCTTGGAAAATCAGTAAAAGAATCCTATCTCTTCCTGCTTGATACAGGCATGGAGGTAAAGATGTGA
- a CDS encoding GatB/YqeY domain-containing protein — protein sequence MPLMEQLTADMKDAMKQGEKERLSVIRLVRGAIRQAEIDGKKTLSDDEIIDVLTKEVKMRRDSIKEFERGGRTDLVDKTKSEIAILIPYLPEQLSADEVKKIVENAVAEVGATTAKDMGKVMGILMPRLKGRADGKLVNEIVRSLLK from the coding sequence ATGCCGTTGATGGAACAACTTACTGCGGATATGAAGGATGCTATGAAACAAGGCGAGAAGGAGCGGCTCTCTGTGATCCGTTTGGTGCGCGGCGCCATTCGCCAGGCAGAAATTGACGGAAAAAAGACACTAAGTGACGATGAAATTATTGATGTTCTCACAAAGGAAGTAAAGATGCGCCGAGACTCAATTAAGGAGTTCGAACGGGGCGGTCGTACTGATCTTGTAGATAAGACTAAATCAGAGATCGCTATTCTGATTCCATATCTCCCAGAACAGCTCAGCGCTGATGAGGTCAAAAAGATTGTCGAAAACGCCGTTGCCGAGGTCGGTGCAACGACAGCGAAGGATATGGGCAAGGTCATGGGTATTCTTATGCCGCGTTTAAAAGGGCGTGCAGATGGGAAACTCGTGAATGAAATTGTTCGCTCTCTTCTGAAATAG
- the rpsU gene encoding 30S ribosomal protein S21, with the protein MANEIKVGKNESIDSALRRFKRMSQKAGTLAEVRKREHYEKPSVRRKKKSEAARKRKYRG; encoded by the coding sequence ATGGCAAATGAAATCAAGGTCGGCAAGAATGAGTCGATCGATAGTGCTCTCCGCCGCTTTAAGCGTATGTCACAGAAGGCCGGCACTCTTGCCGAAGTTCGAAAGCGTGAACATTACGAGAAACCGAGCGTTCGCCGTAAAAAGAAGTCTGAGGCAGCGCGTAAACGCAAATACAGGGGCTGA
- the recA gene encoding recombinase RecA translates to MAEKDKKDNKRDKVMTRKEALENALRQIEKAHGKGAIMRLGEAKANMNIEVISTGILPLDIALGVGGIPRGRIIEVYGPESSGKTTVTLHMIAEAQKAGGLAAFIDAEHALDPEYARKLGVNTEELLISQPDTGEQALEIVDALVHSGAIDIIVVDSVAALVPKSEIDGDMGSSVVGLQARLMSQAMRKLTGIISKTRTVAVFINQLREKIGVTYGNPETTTGGRALKFYASVRIDVRRADSIKQGTESLGNRTRAKIVKNKVAPPFKTAEFDIIYGEGVSRLGSIIDMAVELDIVNKSGAWYAYEGARLGQGKENAKATLEEKPELIAEIEEKIRTKLLVEGVTSPKKSSSKKASADSDQDAPDTPDEDIVPEMYE, encoded by the coding sequence ATGGCAGAGAAGGATAAAAAGGATAACAAGCGGGATAAAGTGATGACACGCAAAGAAGCATTGGAGAATGCACTCAGGCAAATTGAAAAGGCACATGGCAAGGGTGCTATCATGCGCCTCGGCGAAGCTAAGGCAAATATGAATATTGAGGTCATTTCGACTGGCATTCTGCCCCTTGACATTGCTCTCGGTGTCGGCGGTATCCCACGAGGGCGTATCATCGAGGTATATGGTCCCGAATCCTCCGGTAAGACAACCGTCACCCTCCACATGATTGCTGAAGCGCAAAAGGCAGGAGGGCTCGCTGCATTCATCGATGCAGAGCACGCGCTCGATCCTGAATATGCACGTAAACTCGGAGTCAATACCGAGGAGCTTCTGATCTCTCAACCAGACACGGGAGAACAGGCACTTGAAATTGTGGACGCGCTTGTACACAGTGGTGCTATTGATATCATCGTTGTGGACTCTGTTGCAGCTCTTGTGCCGAAATCCGAAATAGATGGAGATATGGGATCTTCCGTTGTCGGACTTCAAGCGCGGCTTATGAGCCAGGCAATGCGAAAACTTACCGGTATTATCAGCAAGACGCGCACTGTAGCAGTCTTCATCAATCAGCTGCGCGAGAAGATCGGTGTGACCTATGGCAACCCCGAAACAACGACAGGCGGTCGGGCGCTGAAATTCTATGCGTCTGTACGCATCGATGTACGTCGTGCAGATTCGATCAAACAGGGAACTGAATCTCTTGGCAACCGCACACGTGCAAAAATTGTCAAAAACAAGGTCGCCCCCCCTTTTAAAACGGCTGAATTCGACATTATATACGGCGAAGGCGTCTCACGTTTGGGCAGTATTATTGATATGGCTGTAGAACTAGACATTGTGAACAAAAGCGGGGCGTGGTATGCCTATGAGGGTGCGCGTCTCGGCCAGGGCAAAGAAAACGCCAAGGCAACATTGGAAGAAAAACCTGAACTGATCGCTGAGATCGAAGAAAAGATTCGTACCAAACTTCTCGTGGAGGGGGTAACCTCCCCAAAGAAATCATCCTCAAAAAAAGCTTCTGCGGATTCTGATCAGGATGCACCAGATACACCAGATGAGGATATTGTCCCGGAGATGTATGAATGA